The sequence tccacactttcccatctcatccattctccctgcttggcctgggaaatggcctttatatacctcatcctctcctcctgcttttgcacctccttgactaccatcttcctccgttgagctggggctgctttgtgccacgtaggaggagctgaactgagaccaagaccccctcttccatgctgaacttgccccatgatatcaccaattcgaagggcagcctttgcatcctccacagctttctttgctgcccactttcttccagttttcaacacaggtgctgcctcccttacgcatttgtcgcgtgactctactaatgtcatttccagtctgaccttggtgcacttaaactcctcggttagagcggatgctggtagctgcagtatataaatacatcataaagattatttaaatagaacaaaatagaaaataaatgagTCTAAAGTTATAAAAACATGCCTTCCAGTTTCAATATCAAGAGAGGTTAACCAGTCAAATAACTAAGTcaataaactaacattaaaagtAACACATTTCAACACACATTTTCATAAGCACGCAGGCTCCCGTATGGTTACGTGCACTCAGGACTCATACACATTACATACAGTGACTGTGTTCAGCAGAGTCTGTTGTGTGGGTTGCAATGAAGATTCGGAAGCAGTTTCAATTGCCTTTAGTATTAAGTTGGAATCTAGAGTTACTTCACAACTAGATAAAACATCCatcaatgtttaaatggttctgatgttcatagttgttgttgttttcaaatgcacacaatatcATGAGATCAGTTAAAGTCTTATCTTGTTTCAGTTGTTCAAAGtagaattgtttgtatttttaatcttAGCAATGTGTTACATTGTATTGACTGTTTTTTCCTTCTGTTTGCATGTAGATATTTCCTATACAAATATGGTATTTTACTTGAAACCTAAAGTCTTTGTGATATAATACTTATTCTGGAGATGTGATCGTTGGAATGCAGTTGGTCTTCTCTAACACATAGAGCTGCGGTTGGTcttctctgtaacacagagctGCAGTTGGATGTGGAGTCGATATCTAGGGAGGAtgtctgtattacagtgctttgaaTGGAGCCCCATTCAAGCGACGGCTCAATGGTTACTTCATTGTGAGAGGAGTCCGAATCAAAGATAAAGCAGCTCAcgcttgtttttatttaaatatagcaccCAAAGAGGAGTTTACTTTGGTGATCCAATCCCTTCCAGGTAAAACAGGAAGCGAATCCCTGACTGAAATCAGTCCTTGCATTGGCTTACAGTTTGAATGACGCTAACTTTTACACAGCAATGTGTGCCATTAACACAGGTAGCTCCCCCTCCACCATGCAGAGAGATAGAACAGGATTCGTAAGATGTATAGAATGAAACTTCATTCTGTTCTAACTTTAGTTATATTGATCATAGAAGGAAAAACACGTTATACAACaattaaagtaaaacaatttaagaattattttcactttaaacttATTTAAATGCAATAAACCTTTCAATTTTATTGGGAAAACACACTTAAACAACTCTTAAACTTGCATGTGCAAGATTAgtaattgaaataataaaaccAATTGATCAGTAAGTTTTACTTCTGTTACATTTCAGTCTAATAGTTTTAGTAAATCTAAAACCCAGAGATTGTTAAACAAGTTAATATTATACCCCcgtaaaggctttttttttcaattcactttTAGATAAGGAAATTAGGAATTATATTCACATTAATGTTCAGTGTTTCATGATAATTAATTTCATGGGAGAGTGATGACAGCTCGTGTCCACCAGGTGTCACACTTCTTAAGAAAGTTGTGTATTTGCTTTCAGACAGTCTTAATTTAAAGATAAGAATCAGCTCTGTTTGTTTATACCAGACAGGCAGGGCAGCACAGCAGGGAATCTAAACTATTCTCCAATGGAAATCTTTACCACCCTGTTACTAATATCTAGTCCTTTGAAGTAGATCTAGAGAACGTTATGGGGAAGGAagacaaacttaattaacatcacagcatctgAAGTCTcagtttaagatttgaaatgtaattttacaaAGAACATTCAATTACAACTAGGAATTTCTCACACACCCTTTATATACAGAGACAATGGAAAACGTACAAGATCTCAAACTCAATGAAACTCTCTCTAAATAGCTAAGCTTGCCTTAATATGTACTGTAAGGTCATTCTAATGATAGcatactaataaaaaatacaagcaaacaagccatattttacCCAAagggaataaacagctaatggtgattccacaaaagcaccagctctgttactgtcaaacagtctgaggcaacttcattctgcagattgtttagatcaattattCATAAACTGTATAAACTATGAATGTAGTAATAATGGTAATGTTGCAGCATGTAGGTTCTGCAGATTTTTAACACATGCAAAATGTTCAAATAGTTTGCTTGCAAacctttcatgttttacagtatatttatacagcTCTACTATTGTGGGGACGTCATAATAATTggatatacacatttttattcaaattcattcaaaaccaaaacagcgtTTGCTGCAGTGCAaggtttgcaccacttgaaataaaacacataattaaaaagCACAACGTTGCTTCACAGCTTGTGTTTGCACTGGTGCAATAGCTTAGAGGCCATTCTAGTTAGATGAAGCACACATTGTTGCCACACCCATGAAGATATTCttagttttcatttattttaaacaattcaatCCTTTATCTTATGCTGTACTCACCCACACTGGTACAGTAATGCCATTTGCAGctcaaattacattaaaaatgatgtATGTTATTGGCAGCTTAATGTGTTGGGTTCATATCACACATATAAGTAGAATGACCCTGTAACTGTCTTAAATCCACAGCATGATGAGCgagattcatttttaattcagggGCAGGAGTGGAGCTGAATCCCAGGGTTCTtcagttcattctgaaagaatgggtctgtctccttGAGTTTGACACGCTccccttctcagtgtctctggattcaggctggctctcactcctggggacccccttcatttactgcagggtgagagagagacaaggaatcAGACAGCTCTCCACGCACACAAacaagcagggtggagaggtgagggactgggagggggtgagggactgggagggggtgggtgggggtgaggctggctccagtgtgaattcgctggtgtctttttaggtctcCTAACTGACAGAAGCTCTTctcacagtcagaacagtgatacggcttctctccagtgtgaattagcaagtgtgtttttaggtttcctaactgacggaagctcttcccacagtcagcacagtgatatggcttccctccagtgtgaattctctggtgtctttttagggctCCTAACCGAACGAAGCTCTTCTCACAGTCAGAGCactgatacggcttctctccagtgtgaattcgcaagtgtgtttttaggtttcctgactcATTGAATCTCTCCCCACATTCAAAACAGtaatacggcttctctccagtgtgaattctctggtgtctttttaggtctcCTAACTGACGGAAGCTCTTCTCACAGTCAGAGCactgatacggcttctctccagtgtgaattcgctggtgtattttaaggcatcctaactgactgaagctcttcccacagtcagcacagtgatacggcttccgtccagtgtgaattctctggtgtctttttaggtctcCTAACCGACGGAAGCTCTTCTCACAGTCAGAGCactgatacggcttctctcctgtgtgaattcgcaagtgtgtttttaggtttcctgactcATTGAATCTCTCCCCACATTCAAAACAGtaatacggcttctctccagtgtgaattctctggtgtctttttaggtttcctaactgacggaagctcttcccacagtcagcacagtgatatggcttccctccagtgtgaattctctggtgtattTTTAGGTATCCTAACGAACTGAAGCTCTTCTCACATTCAGTGCATTGTTGTGATATCTGTGGCTGGGATATGTTTTCTGAATCCTTAAACAAGTCAATAGATTCTTCTTCAATGTGGACAGGCTGCAGTTCAATCTTTTCTaatttaatgtggacaggctccagttcagtctcttctttaatgtggacaggctccagttcagtctcttcctctttaatgtggacaggctccagttcagtctcttctttaatgtggacaggctctggctccagttcagtctcttctttaaagtggacaggcatctcctgtttaatgtGAACAGACTATCTTTTTCCTTGGCTTTCACCTGGATAAGACAGTCCTGGAagcagaaaataacatttaagtgTTACAATCTGTTCTCTATTGGTGTGTTTACTCTTAGGACTTGGACCTGAACTGGCAGGTTTGATGAGATTGAAAGATTTGTATAATTGAGCCCCCAGTTTACACCTGAGCACAGAACTAGGCTGGCTTTGACCCATATGCGCGCACATAGCCCCTGAACTGTATCAACCACTCCATGCTTGAAGACATTACCCCTCCCAGaacacagaggcagaagtgtttaaatcaacaagcctgtcatttgtgtcacttgtgtgtttctactgCAAGGTGGTTGTTCCGTGCCAATTAGATTTCATTCTGTCATCAGAAAGGAAGCAGTGCATTGAAAACATGCAAATcagacatttaaagaaacaggtgttattgtcTTTATTTACACATCAGTCTGACAATTCTTCTTGCATGGAAATGTAAACAGTAACTCCCATGTATTTTCTTGCCCATGACAAGTATTCCATGGACACAGAGAAAGCAGGCAGGTGGCAGAGCGTTCAGCTTCAGAGCCCCACAggtgtggaatgatctgcctcgATTTGGAAGGGAGGCACCATCTCCTGCTGCTTTTAACCCTTCCGCtccggtgaacattctacctgtttgaggtctgactgacagaACGTGACTTTCAGCTTGTGTATCAGAATCATTTtcaccaaattgtttgacgggtGCGTACTACCGAAACcaaagatactgaaatgctgcacctcataataaaaggtatttCTAATGGCCTGGGGCTTTACtgacatgcattttgattggacAGTCATCTCTGATTATTATcctatgaatatttcactacagttaatattttgtcGATTTATCtttgggtttataaacattttggatgatttagtatgatttctggtaagcttgtacttgtgatcGCCGAATCTCCtgacagagaaaaaaagaaaaaaacaactcctCACTCGTCTACTTTTCTGTCTATCGAACTTTACTTTTGTTTGgagcctttggagatgtcagtcatttggtaagcaaccaatggttgtttaaaagGCTTAAAATGGGCGTCTACCATCACCATGACATCATCGTTCTTTTTTGGCACCAGTTAGGAGTGAatagattgttttccaaatggttcatgtgggtacatccagcattaacatttttgaaaatctggTATTGCACCTAATATAGCCTTGCAGTTAAATAACATTTCTCAAGAGCAGGCAAGGATAgtcctcctagtttagagagtgagagtctccttttctttattctgggctggaaACCCTCCATAGACAATATACTCAGAGGGATTGGCAGCAtttccagttcagcatcttctactattaattattatactgattattggtaacctaaaacttcttcacataatataatgatttacatgcaaataaacattttcccatccaacagtatgatttttcaagcAGGAAGGTCATTTATTTGTAAGTTCCCTAgcaatacaatgtattattatatcaCGATTTTAATGTCCATGTAACTGCTGTCAGCGACTTTTCTACACGTCCAACTACTGAAACTTACAGAAATATTACAACAGCGCTTTCACCCTTTGCAGGAAATGAAATCAATGCGAGCACATTTTCAGAACTCAGTAACACGCTTATAtgtagacattattcttgaaaatgtttctttgtaatgGCTTATCCCACGAGGTTGAGATTAAATGTTGGGGCTATTTACAAAAAGATACACATTAAACTATAGAACACAGTAAAACATCGCAATCCCAACACCTAAGGGAGCAGCGTCTTTGAAAACAGGAACAATTTATTAAATACCAGCAACAACGTTAGTTCTGCCTGCAGCGGGCGTGTTGAATGCTTTGATTCAGATCAGCAGGCAGTGTTCTGCAGTGCCAGTACCGTGCTGGGAAATCACAGAGGCATCAATTTACTGATGCTCAGATTTGctatgttttactgtatatgaataCTAGTTCACTTTGACCCAGTTAATCACACATTCTTCATTTGTCAAAATTGACAGATTTGAGATATTAATGTTACTTGCAAATACATCACTGCAAAACATGTTTGTATGAGATAAACAAGGATGCACTCTTTGAACAAAAGCTGCTTAGTGTCTAAACACAATAaccataataatattaataatcaggGGTTCATAACAGAAAACTGCTGCTgatgttaaagggtacataaggacctttttaattttattgtgtttcatgttcccatgtgttgctacaactgtttacgtaaggtgtgtgtatgtaGCCGCATGGACCtcttagaactacatttcccatcatcctcctgctcactggtaaatccatctcagttacatatgtgagcag comes from Acipenser ruthenus chromosome 42, fAciRut3.2 maternal haplotype, whole genome shotgun sequence and encodes:
- the LOC117404953 gene encoding zinc finger protein 501-like isoform X4, with the protein product MPVHFKEETELEPEPVHIKEETELEPVHIKEEETELEPVHIKEETELEPVHIKLEKIELQPVHIEEESIDLFKDSENISQPQISQQCTECEKSFSSLGYLKIHQRIHTGGKPYHCADCGKSFRQLGNLKRHQRIHTGEKPYYCFECGERFNESGNLKTHLRIHTGEKPYQCSDCEKSFRRLGDLKRHQRIHTGRKPYHCADCGKSFSQLGCLKIHQRIHTGEKPYQCSDCEKSFRQLGDLKRHQRIHTGEKPYYCFECGERFNESGNLKTHLRIHTGEKPYQCSDCEKSFVRLGALKRHQRIHTGGKPYHCADCGKSFRQLGNLKTHLLIHTGEKPYHCSDCEKSFCQLGDLKRHQRIHTGASLTPTHPLPVPHPLPVPHLSTLLVCVRGELSDSLSLSHPAVNEGGPQE